The genomic region GTACATATTAGAAGTTAAATTAACACCAAAATATTGAGAAAGTTTTCTCAAGATAGCATTTGTAAAACCTAATAAAATCATTATAAGACAAATATAGTTTAATATGTAACCAGTAGCAGAAGTTATTTTGTCTATAAAGTTTGCTATCTTTTTCATTTTTTTATCTTAGCTCCCGTAAGCTTCTAAAACAATTTCTGCTAAATGTTTAACTTTATAAGTTTTATTAAACTTAATGGTTCCTTCTGATAGCTGTAATATACATGCAGGACACGTAGTTACTACTATATTAGCCCCAGAATTTTCAATAGAGGAAACTTTCTTTTCTAAGATCTTAAAGGAAACATCAGGATAAAATAAATAGTAACTTCCTCCATTTCCACAACAGAAATCAGCGTTTTCCATCTCTATAAAACTTATTCCCCTAATTTGATTCAAGATTTTTCTAGGTTCTTGATAGATTTTAAGGCCCTTTTTGAGATGACAAGGATCATGATAAGTAACTTTATAAGAAAGTTTTTTTGAAAATTCTTTCAAATTTTGATTACTACTAAGAAACTGTGAAAACTCTATGATTTTTTTGCTCCATTTTTCAGCTAGCTTTAATTTTTCTGAATCATCTTTAAATAAAAATAAGTACTCATTTTTTAAAGTATTAGTGCATGAGGCACAGGCAGTAACAATATGTTTAGGATTGTATTTTTCAAAAAGTTCTAAATTTTTCATGGCTAATTCTTTAGCAGTTTTAAGTTCACCGTGAACCATCATAGGAGTTCCACAACAGATATGTTCTTCTGGTAAAACAATATCAATTCCATTTATTTCGAATATCTTAAGAACAGCTTCCCCTATAGACGGATAGAAAAAGTTTAAAGAACAACCTGTAAAAAACAGATAATCTTGAGAATGTTTTTTTATAAAATTAGAAGCCATACTTCTTAAATCTTTAGAAGGAAACTTAGGCATAAAGGCGTCTTTTTTAAGTTTGCTTGTTAAGACTTGTTCTTTTTCGTCAAAAAATAAAGGAGTAAACTTATTAAGAAGCTTTAAACCTGTTTTTAATAAACCTGGATTTTTAAGGCCAAAAAACATGCCTTTTTTAATAAGAGGAAAACTCTTTCTTTCTGAAATTAAGTGTCTTATAGCAATAGCTGTTTTTCCAAAGCCAACATTAGACGGGCAAACTTCTACACAAGAAAGACATATTAGACAGTTATAGATAATATCTAATGTTTTATTGTCAATTTCGTCTTTTTCTAGAAAAAGATTAGAAAGAAATATTTTCCCTCTAGCTACAGCGCTCTCTTTTAATTCAGCATAAAAAACAGGACACACGGCCATACAATTTCCACATTTGATACATCTAAGAAGTTTTTGTTTGATCTCTTCGGGTAACATTTATACTATTTTTTCTGGATTTATTATGTTTTTAGAATCAAAAGAATTTTTTATCATGCGCATTACTTTTATTCCTTGATGGCCGAGTTCTTTAAGAATGTATTTCTTTTTAGCTATACCTATTCCGTGTTCTCCAGTAATTGTTCCTTTTAAAGAGAGAGCTTTTTCTACAATTTCGTGAAGAACTTTGTCTAATTCTTCCAAATCTTTTTCTTCTTGTGGGTCTATTAAAATCATGGGATGAACATTTCCATCTCCGGCATGACCTACCGTGGCGATGGGAAGATTATATTTTTTAGAAATTTCTTGGATACCAACTAACATCTTTACAATTTTTGTTCTAGGAACAGCTACATCTTCAATAAAAACAGCTGGTTTTAGCCTAGCTAAGGCAGGAAAGGCTGCTCTTCTAGCCTGCCATAACTTTTCTCTTTCTTTTTCGTCTTTAGCTATAGAATAGTCTCCATTAAATTTTTTAATAATTTCCTGGATAATTTGAGCCTCTTCTTCTATCTGATCTTTTCCCATTCCATCAAGTTCTATTAATAAAAGTGCTTCTTTTTCGGTTGGTAAATTGATTTTTAGATAGTTTTCAACTGCTTTAATAGTGAAGTTATCCATAATTTCTAAAGTGGCAGGAATTATACGAGCCCGTATAATATTGGCTATTACTTCTCCTGCGTTTTTTAATGAATCAAAGGTAGCCAAAAAAGTTTTTTTGTATTTGGGAGCAGGTATCAGTTTTAAAAGTATTTGGGTAAAGAGACCTATAGTTCCTTCTGAGCCTACAAAAAATCCAGAAAAATTGTACCCCGTAACGTTTTTAACACATTTGCCGCCAAAACGGAAAATTTCGGCATTAGGTAAAACTAGCTCCATACCCATTACATAATCTTTAGTAACGCCGTATTTAAGCCCCCTTAATCCCCCAGCATTTTCTGCCACCGTGCCCCCAATGGTGGCCACGGCTACAGAGCCTGGGTCCGGAGGATACATGAGACCAAACTTAGATGCTTCCTTATCCAGGTGAGCCACAACTACTCCTGGTTCTACCAGGGCGGTCATGTTATCGGGATCGATTTCAAGAATTTGATTCATCTGCTGAAAAGAAACAACTAATCCCTTTTTTTTGGGAACGGGGCCTCCACTAACAGAGGTGCCAGCCCCTCGGGGATATAAAGGGATATCGTATTCCAGAGCAAATTTGACCAGTTCACGTACTTCTTCAGTGCTTTTAGGAAAAGCTACCCCAATAGGTGTTTCCCCAGTAAGCCCAGGGGTGGCATCGTAGGAATAGACAATGGTTTCTTTTTCTTCGGTAAGAAGACGATCTTTTAATAGCCTTTTACAATCTTCTAAGAACAGCTTTTCTTTATTCATAGACCAACCTTTTTAAAAATGTTTCAAGACTAAAGCAAGGGCTTTTAGACTAAATTTTTTTGATAGATCTAGCCCTTTAACTTCTAATTAATTTGTGAGATTAAAGATTGATAAAATTGATTTAATTTTTTACTCTACAAAAGCTTAAATGTAAAAATTACTATAAAAAGGGAGGTTGCGATGGAAAGAAGGGATTTTTTAAAGATGGCTGGAATAGCCTTAGCGGGTACAGCAGCAGGCAGCCTAATCAAACCGATTAATGTTCATGCCAAAAAGCGTATAAGATGGCGTATGGCCTCCAGTTTCCCTAAAGCCGTAGATGTTATTTATGGAGGAGGCAAAACAATTTGTGATCTCGTCCGAGAAATGACTGACGGAATGTTTGACATTCGTATTTACGCTGCCGGGGAATTAGTTCCTGGTTTAAAAGTATTTGATGCTGTTCAGGAAGGCGCTATCCAGGCAGGACATACAACCCTTTATTATTACATTGGAAAACACCCTGCTTTTGCTTTTGGAACGGCGGTTCCTTTTGGTTTAATTTATAGACAACAAGAGGCTTGGCTGCATCAAGGAAATGGTAACAAACTTATTAATTCTTTGGCCAGTGATTTTAATTTGATAACCTTTCCCGCCGGTAATACAGGAGCCCAAATGGGAGGCTGGTATAGAAAGCCCATCAGATCTTTAAAAGACCTTAAAGGACTTAGAATGAGGATTCCCGGACTAGGCGGAAAAGTTATGGCTAGATTGGGCGTTAGTGTACAAGTACTCGCTGGAGGAGATATATACCCTGCTCTTGAAAGAGGGGCTTTAGATGCTACTGAATGGGTTGGCCCTTACGATGACGAAAAATTGGGTTTCTACAAAGTGGCCAAATACTACTATTATCCAGGTTGGTGGGAGCCTGCGCCTTCTATTCATTTGGTGGTAAATAAAAAGGCCTGGGAGAACCTTCCCAAAGAATATCAAGAAGTTCTTAGGGCCGCGGCCAGAATTGCTAACGTCAAAATGATGGCTCAATATGATGTTAAGAATCCTCCGGCCTTAAAGAGGCTTCTTGAAAAGGGTGTAAAGCTTGAAAGGTTCCCTGACGATGTAATTAAAGCGGCTAAAAAAGAGGCTTTTGATCTGTATGAAGAAATTGCCTCTAAGGATGCTACTTATAGAAAAATATTTGAAGATTGGAAGAAATTTAAAAAGGAAACTAGCTCCTGGTTAGGTCTTAATGAATTCGCTATGGAAACTATTACGTTTAAAGGAGTTTAATTAAGAAGAGGCGGTTAGCCGCCTCTTCTTTTTGATTTTTTTATGTCCTGGCGCAAATTGTTAGAAAATAATATCTTTTTAAGACTTTCTTATCGTCTAATCCTTTTTGGAGCGGGAGCAGCCACAGCCTATTTCATAGTTAAAAGGAAAGAAAAATGAAACTATTTTTAACAGTCTTTTTAACTATATTTCTGGCAGAAATTGGTGATAAGACACAACTTGCTACTCTTATGTTTTCTGCTCAAAATAAGAGCAAGTTTTTAATTTTTTTAGCCGCTTCCTCAGCACTAGTAGCAGCAGCCGGTTTAGGTGTGCTGGCCGGAGCCGTTATTCAGAATTACCTTCCCCTTAAATATATTCGCCTGGCAGGAGGTTTCCTTTTTATTGTACTAGGCATTCTTATGCTTGTAGGGAAATTTTAAGAACAAATTAAACGATCTAAAATTTTGTAAATTTTCCGTAAAAATAGAACAATGTTTAATATTAAGAGGTTAGATAGAGATTTTTATGAAATCTAAGGCAGACAGAACTTTCTCTTATACTATAAACGATAATTATACTTTTAAGAATATTTCTCTAAAAGAAAATTTTATTTTTGTAATAGCTGTTTATTTTTTATTAATGATATTGGCAAGAATTTTTATTTCAAATAGTTTAGAATTAGATGAAGCAGAACAATTTATTCTCACACAAAAACTATCTTTAGGATATAACTGTCAGCCACCTCTTTATACTTGGATACAATGGCTATTTTTTAAAATATTTGGTTGTAACTTATTTGCATTAGCTTTTTTGAAAAATATTTTATTGTTCTTGATTTATTACTTCACTTATAAAAGTACAAAAATTATTACTAATAATAAACTTTTAGCTAGCCTTTCCGCTGCAGCTATATTTCTTTTTCCTCAGATATCTTGGGAAGCTCAAAGGGATTTGACACATTCTGTGTTGGTAATGAGCATAATTTCTTTTTTTATTTACTACTTATTGAGCTTAAAATACCAGAAAAGCCAATTTTCTTGGAAAGATTATGTATTTTTAGGTGTTATTAGTGGGCTAGGTCTTCTTTCTAAATATAATTTTATTATTTTTCTTTCTTCTATCCTTATCGCATCATTCTTAGATGATAAGCTAAAAAGATTTTTTATAGATAAGAGAATATTAATTGCTATAATTGTTGTTATTTTTATATGCTTACCGCATTTATGGTGGTTTTTAAATCATACAGATATTGTTATAGTGGAGACATTAAATAAAGTAAAGCCAGAGTTTAGTCTATCTGCTAGGTTTTTGGGAATTATTAACTTAATTGAAAGATCTAATTCCTTTTTAGCAATTTTTTTATTGGCTTTTGGGCTAGTCTTTTATAAATCCTTTAAAAACCAGGGAGAAAAATTATTGTTTAATTATTTTATAGTTCTTATATTTCTATTGATGCTACTGACCATATTTGTAGGAGTCGTTCATTATAAAGAACGATGGTTGATGCCTCTTTTATTTCCAATCGTAGTTTATCTTGCTTCTAAGATAGAAATAAAGTTTTTAAAAACTAAATATATTTATAGATTTTTTTCTTTTGTCGTGTTATTAATGGTTATTATTTTTGTAGTTTATATTGTCAGAGTAATTATGCCAGATAAGTGGAAGCCAGTAAGATTTAATTATCCTTTTGAAAAAGTTGCCAAAGATATTTCCAACACAGGGTTTAAAAAAGGTATTATCATTACACCTTCAAAATTAATTGCAGGTAATATGAAACATTGGTTTCTCGATAGTTATGTAATAAATAGTTCCCTAAGCTCTATACTTGAAACTGATGAACTAAATAACTTAGTAAAAAAATACCAACAAATACTAATAATTAGTGACAAAACTTTACTTATTGATAAAATAAAAAACAAACTTCCCTCAAATACGACTTTTAAAAAGCTTATTATACGAGAGCCATATCTGTATTCAAGTAAAAATTATTATACTATAGAGATTGTTTTAATCGAAAAGAAATCTATTTCTAAAATCTCTAAATCAAATAACTTTGCCAACTACTGGTTCGAAATGATAAATAAAAGATTTGCCTAAAGTCAGTTATGTTTAGGGTGACAGGGCTTCAAATCAAGTTAAAATAAGCCTATGCTCACATTGACGCTGAAACACCGTACCCAACTAAAATCCCCTAATACGGAAGAAGAGCGCGAAGAAGAGGTTATTCTTGAAAGGCCGTATCGTATCTATTTAAACGAAGAGCCGGTAGGCTCTTCCATGGTTCTTCCCACCGGACTTGAAGAATTTGGCGTGGGCTTTCTTTTCGCTCAGGGTTATTTTGACAACCCAACGGTCTTTAAAGAGGTAAGGCTTTGCCATGAAAAGGGAAGCATATTTGTTTATGCGGATGTAGAAAAAATAGAAGGGAAAGATCTCATTGTTACCTCTGGCTGTGGAGGGACAGGCAAAATTTCTCGAGAATTTTTGGAAAAAGAATTTTCTCCCTTAGCTGAATGGCGCATGAAGCTTTCTGAAGTGCGCGAATTTATTCTTAAAGTTTTAAAAAAGTCAGACCTTGGGTTAAGGACACATTGTGTCCATGCCTGTGGTTACTGGGAAAATGGACGACTTAGTCTTTTTTATGAAGACGTTGGTCGCCATAACGCGGTGGACAAAGTAGTAGGGGCCATTTTGATGGGTAAAGCCAGCCCCAAAGGAGCTATCTATACTACCGGAAGACTTACTTCTGACATGGTTCTAAAATGTGCAAGGGTTGGAATCCCTATAGTTATGTCGCGGACGGCTACATCGTCGCTCGGACTTGAAATCGCCAAAAAAGCAGGTATTACCCTTATTTGCTACGCGCGCCCGGAGCGTATAAATATTTTTAATGCTCCAGAGCGCATAATAAATGACTTAGTTTAGAGGTTGAAAGGCTATTTTGCTAGCACCACAAACAGGGCAAGTCCAATCTTTTGGTAAATCTTCAAAGGGAGTGCCTGGAGGGATCTCATGGAAAACGTCACCTTTTTCAGGATCATAGATGTAACCGCAAGTTTTACATTGATAATTGGTCATAATTAAAATCTCCTTGTTTTGAAATTTTATCGAATAAAAATAAATTTGAAATAATAACCAGTCAAGGAGAAATATAGATGTCTGACTTCGTGCATCTTCATCTACATACTGAGTGGAGCCTCTTAGATGGTGCTATCCGCTTAAAAGATCTTTTTCCTAAAGCGCAGGAATATGGATACCAGGCAGTAGCTATAACGGATCACGGCAATTTATTTGGTCTTATTCACTTTTACGAGAAGGCCAAAGAATTTGGGATAAAGCCCATTTTAGGCTGTGAACTCTATGTAGCTCCTGGTTCACGGTTTGAACGCAAGGCCAAAAGTGCTCATGAAGCTGGCTATCACCTGGTAGTTCTCTGCCAGAACGAGACCGGCTATCGCAATCTTTTAAAACTCATTACCTTGGCCAATTTTGAAGGTTTTTACTGGAAACCACGTGTTGACAAGGAACTTTTGCGTAAATACAGCGAAGGACTAATTGCCCTTTCAGCCTGTCTCCACGGAGAGGTGGCCTCTGCGGCTTTACGCGGCAACATGGACGAGGCCCGCAGGCTAGCTAAAGAATATGCCGCTATCTTTCCTGGCCGCTTTTATCTTGAACTGCAAGAAAATGATATGCCTGAGCAAAAGCAAGTTAACGAAGCTTTGGCAGAGCTTGCTAAAGAGCTAGGTCTTCCTCTAGTGGCTACTAATGACTGTCATTATCTCAAAGAAGAAGATGCCCGTGTTCATGACGTACTACTTTGTATCCAAACGAATAAGCTGGTGACCGACGAAAACCGCATGCGTTTTTCAACAGACAAACTCTATTTCGCTTCCCCTGAAGAGATGAAAGAACGTTTCTCCTGGTGTCCAGAGGCTATTGAAAATACGCTTCGTATTGCTGAGGAGTGCCATCTTGAACTGGAGTTAGGTAAACATCATTTTCCGCGCTATCCCTTACCCCAAGGCAGAACATATGAAGAAGTCTTTGAAGAAAAGGCCCGTGCCGGTTTTGAAGATCGCCTGGCCAAGCTTAAAGAATGGCCGGGTCTAGCCGCTTCCGAAAAAGAATATCGAGAAAGGCTTGAACTTGAGCTAGAAATTATAAAAGAAAAAGGTTTTGCCAGCTACTTCCTAGTTGTGGCCGATTTTATCGCCTGGGCTAAGAAAAAGGGTATCCCTGTAGGGCCAGGACGAGGCTCTGCTGCCGGGTCTTTAGTAGCTTACGCTATGGGAATCACTGAGCTTGATCCCATTCGCTACGGCCTTCTCTTTGAACGTTTTCTCAATGCAGAGCGAGCAAGCCTTCCTGATATAGACGTTGACTTTTGCATGCGTCGTAGAGAGGAAGTTATCCGTTACGTGCGCGAAAGATATGGTGGTGAAGAGTTTGTGGCTCAAATTGCCACTTTTGGTCAGATGAAGGCCAAGGCCGTGGTAAGAGATGTAGGCCGCGCGTTAGGGATGCCTTATCCCCAGGTAGATAAAATTGCCAAACTAATCCCTGAAACCGTGGGAATTACGCTTGAGCAGGCCATAGCTGCTGAGCCACGCTTAAAAGAACTTATAGAAAAAGATCCTAAAGTGCGTGAATTAATGGCCATTGCCCAGGCCCTTGAAGGTCTTCCAAGGCATTCTTCTACGCACGCGGCAGGAGTAGTCATTGCTGATGCCCCGCTTACAAATTACTGCCCACTAATGAAAGGTGATGAAAACGAAATTGTCACCCAGTTTGACATGAAAGCTGTAGAAAAAGTAGGGCTTATCAAATTTGACTTTTTAGGTTTAAAGACCCTTACCATCATTGATCACGCATTGCGCTTGGCCAAAGAACATTACGGCGCTGAGATAGATCTTTCTCGCTTACCTCTAGATGATGAAAAAACTTACGAGCTTTTAAGACGCGGGGAGACCGACGGAGTGTTCCAGCTAGAATCTGCAGGAATGAAAGAACTTTTGGTTCGCATGAGACCTTCTGAGTTTAATGACTTAATTGCCATTCTGGCTCTTTATCGTCCAGGGCCATTAGAGTCAGGCATGGTGGATCAATACGTCAAGGCCAAGCACGGAGAAATAGAAGTCGAGTATCCATTGCCCCAGCTTGAACCAATATTGAAAGAAACTTATGGAGTT from Thermodesulfatator indicus DSM 15286 harbors:
- a CDS encoding (Fe-S)-binding protein, coding for MLPEEIKQKLLRCIKCGNCMAVCPVFYAELKESAVARGKIFLSNLFLEKDEIDNKTLDIIYNCLICLSCVEVCPSNVGFGKTAIAIRHLISERKSFPLIKKGMFFGLKNPGLLKTGLKLLNKFTPLFFDEKEQVLTSKLKKDAFMPKFPSKDLRSMASNFIKKHSQDYLFFTGCSLNFFYPSIGEAVLKIFEINGIDIVLPEEHICCGTPMMVHGELKTAKELAMKNLELFEKYNPKHIVTACASCTNTLKNEYLFLFKDDSEKLKLAEKWSKKIIEFSQFLSSNQNLKEFSKKLSYKVTYHDPCHLKKGLKIYQEPRKILNQIRGISFIEMENADFCCGNGGSYYLFYPDVSFKILEKKVSSIENSGANIVVTTCPACILQLSEGTIKFNKTYKVKHLAEIVLEAYGS
- a CDS encoding FAD-binding oxidoreductase; this translates as MNKEKLFLEDCKRLLKDRLLTEEKETIVYSYDATPGLTGETPIGVAFPKSTEEVRELVKFALEYDIPLYPRGAGTSVSGGPVPKKKGLVVSFQQMNQILEIDPDNMTALVEPGVVVAHLDKEASKFGLMYPPDPGSVAVATIGGTVAENAGGLRGLKYGVTKDYVMGMELVLPNAEIFRFGGKCVKNVTGYNFSGFFVGSEGTIGLFTQILLKLIPAPKYKKTFLATFDSLKNAGEVIANIIRARIIPATLEIMDNFTIKAVENYLKINLPTEKEALLLIELDGMGKDQIEEEAQIIQEIIKKFNGDYSIAKDEKEREKLWQARRAAFPALARLKPAVFIEDVAVPRTKIVKMLVGIQEISKKYNLPIATVGHAGDGNVHPMILIDPQEEKDLEELDKVLHEIVEKALSLKGTITGEHGIGIAKKKYILKELGHQGIKVMRMIKNSFDSKNIINPEKIV
- a CDS encoding TRAP transporter substrate-binding protein, with amino-acid sequence MERRDFLKMAGIALAGTAAGSLIKPINVHAKKRIRWRMASSFPKAVDVIYGGGKTICDLVREMTDGMFDIRIYAAGELVPGLKVFDAVQEGAIQAGHTTLYYYIGKHPAFAFGTAVPFGLIYRQQEAWLHQGNGNKLINSLASDFNLITFPAGNTGAQMGGWYRKPIRSLKDLKGLRMRIPGLGGKVMARLGVSVQVLAGGDIYPALERGALDATEWVGPYDDEKLGFYKVAKYYYYPGWWEPAPSIHLVVNKKAWENLPKEYQEVLRAAARIANVKMMAQYDVKNPPALKRLLEKGVKLERFPDDVIKAAKKEAFDLYEEIASKDATYRKIFEDWKKFKKETSSWLGLNEFAMETITFKGV
- a CDS encoding TMEM165/GDT1 family protein yields the protein MKLFLTVFLTIFLAEIGDKTQLATLMFSAQNKSKFLIFLAASSALVAAAGLGVLAGAVIQNYLPLKYIRLAGGFLFIVLGILMLVGKF
- a CDS encoding ArnT family glycosyltransferase, which gives rise to MKSKADRTFSYTINDNYTFKNISLKENFIFVIAVYFLLMILARIFISNSLELDEAEQFILTQKLSLGYNCQPPLYTWIQWLFFKIFGCNLFALAFLKNILLFLIYYFTYKSTKIITNNKLLASLSAAAIFLFPQISWEAQRDLTHSVLVMSIISFFIYYLLSLKYQKSQFSWKDYVFLGVISGLGLLSKYNFIIFLSSILIASFLDDKLKRFFIDKRILIAIIVVIFICLPHLWWFLNHTDIVIVETLNKVKPEFSLSARFLGIINLIERSNSFLAIFLLAFGLVFYKSFKNQGEKLLFNYFIVLIFLLMLLTIFVGVVHYKERWLMPLLFPIVVYLASKIEIKFLKTKYIYRFFSFVVLLMVIIFVVYIVRVIMPDKWKPVRFNYPFEKVAKDISNTGFKKGIIITPSKLIAGNMKHWFLDSYVINSSLSSILETDELNNLVKKYQQILIISDKTLLIDKIKNKLPSNTTFKKLIIREPYLYSSKNYYTIEIVLIEKKSISKISKSNNFANYWFEMINKRFA
- the fdhD gene encoding formate dehydrogenase accessory sulfurtransferase FdhD, which encodes MLTLTLKHRTQLKSPNTEEEREEEVILERPYRIYLNEEPVGSSMVLPTGLEEFGVGFLFAQGYFDNPTVFKEVRLCHEKGSIFVYADVEKIEGKDLIVTSGCGGTGKISREFLEKEFSPLAEWRMKLSEVREFILKVLKKSDLGLRTHCVHACGYWENGRLSLFYEDVGRHNAVDKVVGAILMGKASPKGAIYTTGRLTSDMVLKCARVGIPIVMSRTATSSLGLEIAKKAGITLICYARPERINIFNAPERIINDLV
- a CDS encoding rubredoxin; its protein translation is MTNYQCKTCGYIYDPEKGDVFHEIPPGTPFEDLPKDWTCPVCGASKIAFQPLN
- the dnaE gene encoding DNA polymerase III subunit alpha; translation: MSDFVHLHLHTEWSLLDGAIRLKDLFPKAQEYGYQAVAITDHGNLFGLIHFYEKAKEFGIKPILGCELYVAPGSRFERKAKSAHEAGYHLVVLCQNETGYRNLLKLITLANFEGFYWKPRVDKELLRKYSEGLIALSACLHGEVASAALRGNMDEARRLAKEYAAIFPGRFYLELQENDMPEQKQVNEALAELAKELGLPLVATNDCHYLKEEDARVHDVLLCIQTNKLVTDENRMRFSTDKLYFASPEEMKERFSWCPEAIENTLRIAEECHLELELGKHHFPRYPLPQGRTYEEVFEEKARAGFEDRLAKLKEWPGLAASEKEYRERLELELEIIKEKGFASYFLVVADFIAWAKKKGIPVGPGRGSAAGSLVAYAMGITELDPIRYGLLFERFLNAERASLPDIDVDFCMRRREEVIRYVRERYGGEEFVAQIATFGQMKAKAVVRDVGRALGMPYPQVDKIAKLIPETVGITLEQAIAAEPRLKELIEKDPKVRELMAIAQALEGLPRHSSTHAAGVVIADAPLTNYCPLMKGDENEIVTQFDMKAVEKVGLIKFDFLGLKTLTIIDHALRLAKEHYGAEIDLSRLPLDDEKTYELLRRGETDGVFQLESAGMKELLVRMRPSEFNDLIAILALYRPGPLESGMVDQYVKAKHGEIEVEYPLPQLEPILKETYGVIVYQEQVMKIAQVLAGYSLGEADILRRAMGKKKPEVMAAQKERFIKGATERGIPKDKAEYIFDLMEKFAGYGFNKSHSAAYALVAYQTAYLKAHYPICYMTALLSYEMGNTDQIVKYVSVCKHMGIEVLPPDINESEVGFSIKDEKVRFGLGAVKNVGEGAIEEIIKARQEGPFKSFEDFCLRVDLKKVNRRVMEALIKAGAFDSLGYSRAALFDVLPEMIDWAQARKRAKEQGQKSIFDFASTNGEKDNTQTFEIPNKEEWPINVKLKYEREALGFYFSGHPLEPYREWLSLLTPYTVSSLIKLKSPTKVGVGGAISEAKVKNTRRGDRMAILKIEDGYETIEVIVFPDLLRDCEELIEEKGLVFVLGRFEKDDRGAKIVAEKLVPLNKAQEVVSGRMALVLNGEETDISQLKAIYDILKETQGRLPVDIKLKFSEGEVLVDLNGSFKLDPRPELARTLKDILGYVPLKLQISFN